The genomic window TAATCCCATCAGGTATATCATAGCCCCCTCCCTGCTGGCGGGGAGGGGGTTGGGGGTGGGGTTCTTGTACCTTCTACTTCTAGACACGAATGATTTTAAAAAATTGTAGGTTGGGTTGACGCAAGGAAACCCAACACCGATATCAATATTGAGTCGCCAAGACCTGTGTTGGGTTGCGCTACGCTTAACCCAACCTACAAAACAATGGCTGTTTGTTTTTGTTGTTTAATCCAAGCACCTAAATCAATACCAATTTCGTTAATTAATTTACTTGCGTATTCATAACGCGGAGATTCGATTAATTCTAAATCTAAAAGTAAGCGAGTTTGATAACGTAAAATATCTAGTTTAGTATTTAAGGTTTGTAAAATTATTAATCTATCTTTGCTATAGCGTGCTGTAATTAGATTGTCTAGGAGATCGTAAAGCCCAGAAATAATTCGGTTGCCTAAAATAAATTTGTGATCGCGGGGTAAACGGTTGAGAATCGGCACGTACCAGCGAATTAAATCGTAAATTCTTTGGATAATTGGTAATTCATTCATGCAAAGTATGATATAGTAAATTAGGCAATAAATCCCACTTAGTTGTCAATTTCGTAAAAAAAATATCCGCCTGCGGCGGAGGGTTAAGAAAATTAAGAAATGTAAAGAGCAAAAGGGCAAAAGCGAAAAGTGCTAGGGAGTCCTCGCGGGGGAACAAACAACCCGCAAACCGATGTAGTAGTTCCAGTAGTCCGGCTCGTACCTGAGGCGATATGCACAGCGACAGTACCTAGGATTGTAGTGCCAAGACCCACCGCGCAGCAGCCGATAATGATTATCATTCTCTTTGCCTTCTATTAACCATGCACTACCGTCAGTGGGTGCGCCTTGATAATTTTCGTGCCAATGGTCAAAACACCATTCCCAAACTAGACCGTGCATATCATACAGACCAAAGGCGTTAGCTACACCAAAGCTCCCTACATCTGTAGTTTCTTTTCTATATTTGCCTTTTGCTCCAGAACCATAGACATAATCACCGTCATAGTTCACTAAATCGGTGCTAATTGTCTCACCAAAATGAAATGGTGTTGTAGTTCCTGCACGACAAGCATATTCCCACTCTGCTTCAGTCGGCAGGCGATATTCCCGTCCCAATTTTTGGGAAAGTCGCTGACAAAATTCAACGGCATGAAACCAGGATACCATTTCTACAGGACGATTTACACCTTTAAAATTAGATGGGTCAGATTCTAAATCATGGTTAACCTTGGGTAAACTAGCCACAGCACGCCATTGAGCCTGAGTCACAGGAAATTTACCCATGAAAAAAGGCTGAACCTTAACTTGATGCTGAGGACTTTCTGTGTCACTTTGCTCTAGTTCCTTATCTGGCGAACCCATCAAAAATTCACCTCCAGGGATGGAAACCATATCTAAGGTGACACCATTCCCCAAGTCAGCCGTAAAATATTTCGCCTGTCCTTGACTACGGCTAGTTTCCTTACCTTTGGCGTTGACAGTTACTATGTCAAATTGAAATTGACCTAACCCCCCCATCCCCCCTTCCCTACTAGGGAAGGGTGGTGTTTGACTCCCGGTTGGGGGAGAGGTATTTTTCATCGGTATACGAAGGCGTTGATGAATGGGTTTAATATTCTCATCCCTGAGTCCTAAATCATGCTGATAGGCTTGCAAGTCATTGGATACAATTTCATCGTCTGGATATCCTTCCTCAACAGCCTCTAGTAATGCTTGCTCATACTCCTCTAATTTTCGTTGAAATTCTCGGTAAGGCTGCAACACCTCAAATTCAATTGCTGCTGCTTCTTCTGGTAAAAGGGATAACTGAGTTTGTTTAGAATTTAAGAGCCTGCGTGCAACCTTGGAAATTTTTCCATGATTTACCCGAAGCTCTACTTCTTTACGGTACATCAACTTAGGATCATTAACAGGTGCTTTCGCCAACCAAATCTTGTAACCTTCTTTGACAGGATAAAACTGCGGTGTCATAGCCGGAGAGACTTCTCGCACTTTACCACTAGCATAATTATGCAACTCATCTACCGAAATATTGCCATCTCCATCTTGATCTGCTGCGCCGTTGGTAATACCTTCTACTAAATAACGAGTATAAATAGAAAGGTCAGATCCTGCCTTTTCAAAGGAATATTCAGTTGAGGTAGAAGAGGTGAGAATTGCTCTACCCTCACTATGTAACTCCTCTGCAATAATATCTACAGAATCTACAATACCAGCAGATTTAGCATTTAACCCTTCAGCAAAAGCCCCACTAAAGCAGGAGTCTAGAATGATTACCTGCTGCTTTGACTTGCTCGCATTCATGCGGTCATGAAGATATCTAGCTTCGACTGCCGTTGGTGGAACTAGCCTACCATTGTCTAGAATCGTTTCACTGGTAGATAGGTAAAGTTTACGCCTTTCGTCCTTCAACCCATGACCAGAAAAGTAAAACAGCACCAAGTCATATGTTTTGCGACCAGTAAAAATTTTGTCAATAGCTATTTCCATGTCCATTCTATTAGGATTAGGTAGCACTGTTACATTTGATTCAGGAAATTCACCCATATCAGGGTTAATCAAAACCTGTTTGAGTGCTTCCACATCCCTAACAGCAGAAGGAATAGCTTTCAAGTCTGCTTTATATTCACTCACACCAATCAGCAGGGCAAATTTAGCCATCGGTCTTGGTTACACTAACTTTGATCTTGGAGAGCCGTTCAATTGCACCGACAGCATTTTCTAGCTGTTCTTGATTGGTGTACTCTACGATATATTTTGCCCCATTATCTTCATATTCCACCTTCAAAACTCTACCATAAAAGCGATTACCCACTGAATCTAGCAATTCTTTGGCTTTTTTGGGGTTGACCAAGGTTTTCAAAATTCCTGGGACAAATCCGGCTAAACCTGGTTTACTACCGTCGGGTATTTCCGATTCTCTAACTTGTGCGACATCTTCAACTATTTCGCTAATTTCCTGAGCTAGATTAGCTGTTAAGGCTTCTAACTCTTCTGGGTCTAAATCAAGGTCAGCATCAGTTAAGTCAATTAAGACTTCAAGATTACTCACTATATGTTTACCTTTACAATTTCAGTATATTTAAGTAGATTATCGTAATTTTTGCTAAATTGGCAATGATATAGCGTTTTTCAGTTGAGTGAGCGGGAAGAACG from Nostoc sp. UHCC 0870 includes these protein-coding regions:
- the avd gene encoding diversity-generating retroelement protein Avd, with amino-acid sequence MNELPIIQRIYDLIRWYVPILNRLPRDHKFILGNRIISGLYDLLDNLITARYSKDRLIILQTLNTKLDILRYQTRLLLDLELIESPRYEYASKLINEIGIDLGAWIKQQKQTAIVL
- a CDS encoding caspase, EACC1-associated type, producing the protein MAKFALLIGVSEYKADLKAIPSAVRDVEALKQVLINPDMGEFPESNVTVLPNPNRMDMEIAIDKIFTGRKTYDLVLFYFSGHGLKDERRKLYLSTSETILDNGRLVPPTAVEARYLHDRMNASKSKQQVIILDSCFSGAFAEGLNAKSAGIVDSVDIIAEELHSEGRAILTSSTSTEYSFEKAGSDLSIYTRYLVEGITNGAADQDGDGNISVDELHNYASGKVREVSPAMTPQFYPVKEGYKIWLAKAPVNDPKLMYRKEVELRVNHGKISKVARRLLNSKQTQLSLLPEEAAAIEFEVLQPYREFQRKLEEYEQALLEAVEEGYPDDEIVSNDLQAYQHDLGLRDENIKPIHQRLRIPMKNTSPPTGSQTPPFPSREGGMGGLGQFQFDIVTVNAKGKETSRSQGQAKYFTADLGNGVTLDMVSIPGGEFLMGSPDKELEQSDTESPQHQVKVQPFFMGKFPVTQAQWRAVASLPKVNHDLESDPSNFKGVNRPVEMVSWFHAVEFCQRLSQKLGREYRLPTEAEWEYACRAGTTTPFHFGETISTDLVNYDGDYVYGSGAKGKYRKETTDVGSFGVANAFGLYDMHGLVWEWCFDHWHENYQGAPTDGSAWLIEGKENDNHYRLLRGGSWHYNPRYCRCAYRLRYEPDYWNYYIGLRVVCSPARTP